In Burkholderia sp. WP9, a genomic segment contains:
- a CDS encoding ABC transporter substrate-binding protein, which produces MLTIRRQLSPILAACLALTSHSGASAAPAPAPEKPTLHLAAAGVGFPYLPFVIAQSRGYFKQAGLDVDIGVFSGGAKALQAMLGGSADMVAGAYSNTITMAVKGQKLVSFVTLASCPGWVFGVTRASRDKVKTYADLKGMRIGVSSPGSSFHMGVNYLLNRAGLKTGDVSIIGVGSSAGAIAAARSGQIDALMSNDPVATVLQGSGDLFPLAVMRDPAATRATLGGDYPEASVYTTREFAARYPNTVQAVTNAVLEAERWMAHATPEQVVEAVPAQYALADKNVFARAYGNMQNCISRDGLMTDAAAHTVRDVLAAFDRDIGKASIDLKATYDNHFVENASKR; this is translated from the coding sequence GTGCTAACGATCAGGCGCCAGCTGTCGCCGATATTAGCTGCCTGCCTCGCGCTGACGAGCCACTCGGGCGCGAGCGCTGCCCCGGCGCCAGCGCCGGAGAAACCAACACTTCACCTGGCCGCCGCCGGCGTTGGCTTTCCCTACTTACCCTTCGTCATTGCGCAAAGCCGGGGCTATTTCAAGCAGGCGGGGCTGGACGTCGACATTGGTGTATTTAGCGGCGGCGCGAAGGCGCTGCAGGCAATGTTGGGCGGCAGCGCCGACATGGTCGCGGGTGCTTATTCCAACACGATCACGATGGCGGTCAAGGGGCAGAAGTTGGTCTCGTTCGTGACCCTGGCTTCTTGCCCTGGCTGGGTGTTCGGCGTGACGCGTGCCAGCCGTGACAAGGTCAAGACCTATGCGGATCTTAAGGGGATGCGCATCGGCGTGAGTTCGCCCGGTTCGAGCTTCCACATGGGCGTCAATTATCTGCTTAACAGGGCCGGCCTCAAAACGGGGGATGTCTCGATCATAGGCGTGGGTTCGTCTGCCGGTGCGATTGCAGCGGCACGCAGCGGGCAGATCGATGCATTGATGAGCAACGACCCGGTCGCGACCGTACTGCAGGGCAGCGGCGATCTTTTCCCTCTGGCCGTGATGCGCGACCCCGCCGCAACCCGTGCGACGCTGGGCGGCGACTACCCGGAAGCCTCTGTCTACACCACGAGGGAATTCGCGGCCAGGTATCCTAATACGGTGCAGGCCGTGACGAACGCTGTCCTCGAGGCCGAGCGCTGGATGGCGCACGCCACGCCTGAGCAGGTGGTCGAAGCAGTACCCGCCCAATATGCTCTCGCCGACAAGAATGTCTTCGCTCGAGCCTACGGCAACATGCAGAACTGCATTTCGCGCGATGGACTGATGACGGACGCCGCGGCGCACACCGTACGCGATGTGCTTGCCGCATTCGATCGCGACATCGGCAAGGCCTCGATTGACCTGAAAGCTACGTATGACAATCATTTCGTCGAAAATGCCAGCAAGCGGTGA
- a CDS encoding SDR family NAD(P)-dependent oxidoreductase codes for MSEHFGATSTTDDVLSGIKLHGKRILVTGVSAGLGVETARALAARGATVVGAARDLSKAERAISGVQREAAAGGGSIELIELDLASLASVRACADKLLAEGKLFDVVIANAGVMATPKGTTADGFETQFGTNHLGHFVLVNRLATLLSAGSRVVMLASSGHRFANVNLDDPDFERTPYEPFVAYGRSKTANILFAVEFDRRHRARGVRAAAVHPGGIHTELGRHMGEEQLTALVEAINKQLASEGKDPFRFKTVPQGAATSVWAAVVASAEDVGGRYCENCHVSNVVPDEAVITPVSEGVRGYALDPVNAEALWRKSEQMVGESFAVPDR; via the coding sequence ATGAGCGAACATTTTGGTGCGACATCAACAACCGACGACGTACTGTCTGGCATCAAGCTTCACGGAAAACGAATTCTGGTGACAGGCGTATCTGCCGGGCTCGGCGTGGAGACGGCAAGAGCCCTCGCTGCCCGCGGCGCGACCGTCGTCGGAGCAGCACGCGATTTGAGTAAAGCGGAACGCGCAATCAGCGGCGTGCAGAGAGAAGCGGCAGCAGGTGGCGGGAGTATCGAGCTCATCGAGCTTGACCTGGCGAGTCTGGCCAGCGTTCGGGCTTGTGCCGACAAGTTACTCGCCGAGGGCAAGCTGTTCGACGTGGTCATCGCCAACGCAGGCGTCATGGCGACTCCCAAGGGCACGACAGCCGATGGTTTCGAGACCCAGTTCGGGACCAATCACCTTGGGCATTTCGTGCTTGTGAACCGGCTCGCAACTCTGCTTTCGGCGGGGAGCCGTGTCGTGATGCTCGCGTCATCAGGTCATCGGTTTGCAAACGTCAACCTCGACGACCCGGACTTTGAGCGTACGCCATATGAGCCGTTCGTGGCGTATGGACGGTCGAAGACAGCAAACATCCTGTTCGCGGTTGAGTTCGACCGGCGGCATCGAGCTCGAGGCGTGCGAGCTGCCGCGGTCCATCCAGGTGGCATTCACACCGAACTGGGACGTCACATGGGCGAAGAACAGCTGACCGCGCTCGTTGAGGCGATTAACAAACAGCTGGCGTCCGAAGGTAAAGATCCTTTCCGGTTCAAGACCGTTCCACAAGGTGCAGCCACCTCCGTATGGGCTGCCGTGGTCGCGTCTGCCGAAGACGTCGGCGGCCGATACTGCGAGAACTGTCACGTAAGCAATGTCGTTCCTGACGAGGCCGTGATTACACCTGTCAGCGAGGGCGTTCGAGGCTATGCGCTCGACCCGGTCAACGCAGAAGCGCTGTGGCGTAAGAGCGAACAGATGGTCGGCGAATCGTTCGCAGTTCCTGACCGTTAG
- a CDS encoding fumarylacetoacetate hydrolase family protein, whose product MKLLRYGPLGEEKPGLLDADGNLRDLSGHVADISGDTLLPASLARLKALDVTSLPRVEGNPRLGPCVGGTRKFICIGLNYSDHAAETGAAIPPEPIVFMKAVSAIVGPGDAIEIPRNSLKTDWEVELGVVIGKPAKYVSEINAMDHVAGYCVINDVSERAFQAERQGQWTKGKSADTFGPTGPWLVTSDEVRDPQALPMWLEVNGHRYQNGNTATMIYGVRYLVAYLSQFMSLQPGDIISTGTPPGVGLGQKPPVYLKPGDVVTLGIEGLGQQRQNVVQG is encoded by the coding sequence ATGAAGCTATTGCGCTACGGTCCGCTCGGCGAAGAGAAGCCGGGACTGCTCGACGCCGATGGAAACTTGCGAGACTTGTCGGGCCATGTGGCCGACATCTCCGGCGACACGCTGCTGCCCGCGAGTCTGGCCCGCCTGAAAGCGCTCGACGTCACTTCGCTGCCACGCGTGGAAGGCAATCCGCGCCTGGGTCCATGCGTGGGCGGTACGCGAAAATTCATCTGCATCGGGCTGAACTACTCCGACCATGCCGCCGAAACGGGCGCTGCGATACCGCCGGAGCCCATCGTCTTTATGAAGGCTGTCAGCGCGATCGTGGGTCCGGGCGATGCCATCGAGATCCCGCGCAACTCTCTCAAGACGGATTGGGAGGTGGAACTGGGTGTCGTGATCGGCAAGCCCGCGAAGTACGTGAGCGAGATCAATGCGATGGATCACGTGGCCGGCTACTGCGTGATCAATGACGTGTCCGAGCGCGCGTTTCAGGCGGAGCGCCAGGGGCAGTGGACCAAGGGTAAGTCGGCCGACACTTTCGGTCCAACAGGCCCGTGGCTGGTGACTTCAGACGAAGTGCGCGATCCGCAAGCACTGCCCATGTGGCTGGAGGTGAATGGCCACCGCTACCAGAACGGTAATACGGCCACCATGATTTACGGCGTGCGTTACCTTGTAGCCTACCTGTCGCAGTTCATGTCGCTGCAACCGGGCGATATCATATCCACCGGCACGCCGCCGGGCGTTGGGTTGGGGCAAAAGCCGCCCGTGTATCTGAAACCCGGTGACGTGGTGACACTCGGCATCGAGGGCTTGGGGCAGCAACGCCAGAACGTCGTACAGGGCTAA
- a CDS encoding TetR/AcrR family transcriptional regulator produces MTDSIPKERKPRADAQRNRERILEVAKEAFSHEGSDISLDDVARQAGVGPGTLYRHFPTREALLESVYRAEVERLAQEQLRLTDELPALDALREWMLLFVDYIATKKIIAPALNSIVGGASSELFECSGKQIKAAIRTLVDRAVESGDVRADLEPLDLLRALVGVSNVASAPDWQQSARRLVGILLLGSKPIDG; encoded by the coding sequence ATGACTGATTCCATACCGAAAGAACGGAAACCGAGAGCGGACGCTCAGCGCAATCGCGAGCGCATCCTTGAGGTTGCAAAGGAGGCTTTCTCACACGAAGGCAGCGATATCAGCCTGGATGATGTCGCCCGCCAGGCCGGCGTTGGTCCAGGAACGCTGTATCGCCATTTCCCCACGCGCGAAGCTTTGCTGGAGAGCGTTTATCGCGCGGAGGTCGAGCGGCTCGCGCAAGAGCAGCTCCGCCTGACAGACGAGTTGCCTGCACTCGACGCTCTCAGAGAATGGATGCTGCTGTTCGTCGATTACATTGCGACAAAGAAGATCATTGCGCCTGCGCTGAATTCGATAGTGGGCGGGGCGTCGTCCGAACTGTTCGAGTGCTCGGGAAAACAAATCAAGGCTGCAATCCGGACGCTGGTTGACCGAGCGGTTGAGAGTGGAGATGTCCGTGCAGATCTCGAGCCACTGGACCTTCTGCGCGCACTGGTTGGAGTATCGAACGTAGCTTCGGCTCCAGACTGGCAACAAAGTGCTAGGCGACTGGTGGGCATACTATTACTCGGATCCAAACCGATCGACGGATAG
- a CDS encoding SMP-30/gluconolactonase/LRE family protein, whose protein sequence is MENGIHIVAEGLKFPEGPVAMADGSIVLVEIERETISRVTPDGTVSVLKEVGGGPNGLALGPDGAFYICNNGGFLFRTIAGLNRTKPGVHPRYTSGRIERFDPHTGDLKTVYDRCGEYPLCGPNDIVFDHNGGFYFTDFGKNRLRERDHAGLYYGRADGSMIVEVAYPLTTANGVGLSPDDRVVYVAETETARLWAFDLEAPGRARKHPYPSPHGGRLICGLPGYQRFDSLAVDAEGNICVATLVTGCITVVAPSGEVLRQVTVPDGMVTNICFGGADMKTAYVTLSGTGRLGTLNWPQAGLRLAHS, encoded by the coding sequence ATGGAGAACGGCATCCATATCGTGGCTGAAGGGCTCAAGTTTCCCGAAGGACCCGTGGCGATGGCCGATGGCTCAATCGTGCTGGTCGAAATCGAGCGCGAGACCATCAGCCGCGTGACGCCCGACGGCACGGTCAGCGTATTGAAGGAGGTGGGTGGCGGGCCCAACGGGTTGGCCTTGGGCCCGGATGGAGCCTTCTACATCTGCAATAACGGTGGTTTCCTGTTTCGTACCATTGCCGGTCTGAATCGCACCAAACCAGGCGTACATCCGCGTTATACCAGCGGGCGCATCGAGCGTTTCGACCCACACACGGGGGATCTGAAGACTGTGTACGACCGCTGCGGTGAATACCCGCTATGCGGTCCCAACGACATCGTGTTTGACCACAACGGCGGCTTTTACTTCACCGACTTCGGCAAGAACCGGCTGCGCGAGCGCGATCATGCCGGCCTCTATTACGGGCGAGCCGACGGATCAATGATCGTCGAAGTAGCCTACCCGCTCACGACGGCGAACGGAGTTGGCCTGTCGCCTGACGATCGTGTCGTGTACGTGGCGGAAACCGAAACCGCGCGCTTATGGGCATTCGATCTCGAGGCGCCCGGCAGGGCCCGCAAGCATCCCTATCCGTCTCCGCACGGCGGACGCCTGATTTGCGGGCTACCGGGCTACCAACGCTTTGACAGCCTGGCCGTGGACGCAGAAGGAAATATCTGCGTGGCAACGCTGGTCACGGGTTGCATCACGGTGGTGGCGCCCTCCGGTGAGGTACTGCGGCAAGTGACGGTGCCCGATGGCATGGTGACCAACATCTGCTTTGGTGGCGCCGACATGAAGACCGCTTACGTCACGCTGTCGGGCACGGGGCGCCTGGGGACCTTGAACTGGCCGCAAGCGGGGTTGAGACTGGCTCATTCCTGA
- a CDS encoding enoyl-CoA hydratase/isomerase family protein: MTTSTIQLTIDSQIATIALNRPEKRNAITNEMRAELIAALETVSRDREVRAVVLTGNGKGFCAGGDVSGMAQRMEAPAGEVAFNGWSRQQIVHHTVNLLYSMPKPTIAAVNGAAAGLGADMALSCDFILASHEASFTWSYIKRGLIPDGGGMYFLPRRVGLARAKELIFSGRKVDAKEALEIGIADRLSEPDSLIADAHAWAAELSQGSATALALGKSILNQSYELSAHQVFAQGSQAQAVCYTSSEHRDSVLAFLNKAR, translated from the coding sequence ATGACCACATCCACTATTCAACTCACTATCGACTCGCAGATCGCCACGATCGCGCTGAATCGTCCTGAAAAGCGTAACGCCATCACCAACGAAATGCGCGCCGAACTGATCGCGGCGCTGGAGACTGTGTCGCGCGACCGGGAGGTACGCGCCGTGGTGTTGACCGGCAACGGTAAGGGGTTTTGCGCTGGCGGTGACGTCAGCGGTATGGCGCAGCGCATGGAAGCCCCAGCGGGCGAGGTTGCGTTCAATGGCTGGTCACGTCAGCAGATCGTTCATCACACGGTCAATCTGCTTTACTCGATGCCCAAACCGACCATCGCGGCAGTCAACGGCGCAGCGGCGGGCCTGGGTGCCGATATGGCGCTCTCCTGTGACTTTATCCTCGCGTCGCACGAGGCGAGCTTCACGTGGAGCTACATCAAACGCGGGCTGATTCCCGATGGTGGCGGCATGTACTTCTTGCCGCGACGGGTCGGCCTCGCGCGGGCGAAGGAACTGATCTTCAGCGGGCGCAAGGTGGATGCGAAGGAAGCGCTGGAAATCGGGATCGCGGATCGCCTGAGCGAGCCTGATTCGCTCATTGCCGACGCCCACGCCTGGGCCGCCGAATTGAGCCAGGGTTCGGCCACGGCACTCGCGCTCGGCAAGAGCATCCTCAATCAGAGCTACGAGCTGTCCGCGCATCAGGTGTTTGCACAAGGCAGCCAGGCACAGGCTGTCTGCTACACAAGCAGTGAACATCGCGACTCGGTGCTCGCATTCCTGAACAAAGCCCGGTGA
- a CDS encoding MFS transporter, translating into MHAARSNPIDVSAVAQPQAEAVYRKVTWRLLPFLFICYVFAYLDRANIGFAHLQFSRDIGLSDAAFGLGVGLFYVGYMLFEVPSNLWLARVGVRKTLMRIMALWGIVSAGTAFVQTPAQFYIARVLLGAAEAGFFPGVILYFTYWFPAARRARVTSIFTTAICVSGIISGPVSGWILNSMSGLLGYNGWQWLFLLEGLPSVIAGVFAYVYLTDRPEQATWLMDDEKTLLLAELNRDAQTKAARAHGSIWVALKEPKFYFLTFAYFSVPWASIVVHIWAPSVIQKSGVSNYWHIGLLSAIPYVVGAVVMYLLGRNSDRMLERRWHFMASALMAALGVVLLPAAANHAAILVALLCVATAGYLGMLSLFWTMPPAYLSSSVAASGIGLISSLGQFGGISAPSVIGYASTHFGSSAVGLYAVAVVSILGGLAVVLGIPARAISERRE; encoded by the coding sequence ATGCACGCAGCCCGTTCCAATCCAATCGACGTCAGCGCCGTCGCGCAACCACAGGCAGAGGCCGTCTACCGGAAAGTCACCTGGCGGCTGCTGCCGTTCCTCTTTATCTGTTACGTCTTCGCTTATCTGGATCGCGCCAATATCGGCTTTGCGCATCTGCAGTTCTCACGCGACATCGGTCTTTCCGACGCCGCATTCGGTTTGGGCGTAGGCCTCTTCTACGTCGGTTACATGCTCTTTGAAGTACCGAGCAACTTGTGGCTCGCGCGAGTCGGCGTGAGAAAAACGCTCATGCGGATCATGGCGCTATGGGGCATCGTTTCGGCGGGCACCGCGTTCGTGCAGACGCCGGCGCAGTTTTACATCGCGCGGGTGTTGCTGGGCGCAGCGGAAGCAGGATTTTTTCCCGGCGTGATTCTCTACTTCACCTACTGGTTTCCGGCCGCGCGCCGGGCGCGGGTCACGTCCATCTTCACGACAGCGATCTGTGTATCCGGCATTATCAGTGGGCCGGTGTCCGGATGGATTCTCAACAGCATGTCGGGCTTGCTTGGCTACAACGGCTGGCAATGGCTGTTCCTTCTCGAAGGACTTCCGTCAGTGATCGCCGGTGTCTTTGCCTATGTCTATCTGACGGACCGGCCCGAGCAGGCAACCTGGCTCATGGACGACGAGAAGACCCTCCTTCTGGCAGAGCTCAACCGCGACGCGCAAACGAAGGCTGCACGCGCTCATGGTTCGATCTGGGTTGCGTTGAAGGAGCCGAAGTTTTATTTCCTGACGTTCGCCTATTTCAGCGTGCCGTGGGCGAGCATCGTCGTCCATATCTGGGCGCCAAGCGTAATCCAGAAAAGCGGTGTGTCGAACTACTGGCACATTGGGCTTCTTTCCGCGATTCCTTATGTGGTCGGCGCAGTGGTGATGTATCTGCTCGGCCGGAACTCGGATCGTATGCTGGAGAGGCGGTGGCACTTCATGGCAAGCGCATTGATGGCTGCGCTGGGCGTCGTGCTTCTGCCGGCGGCGGCGAATCACGCAGCGATTCTGGTGGCACTGCTTTGCGTTGCGACGGCCGGTTATCTGGGCATGCTGTCGCTGTTCTGGACGATGCCACCCGCGTATCTGTCGAGCTCGGTCGCAGCAAGCGGCATTGGCCTCATCAGCAGCCTCGGGCAGTTTGGCGGGATTTCTGCGCCCTCGGTGATCGGTTACGCATCGACGCACTTTGGTAGCAGCGCCGTGGGCCTCTATGCCGTTGCAGTTGTCTCTATTCTTGGCGGTCTTGCAGTGGTACTGGGTATTCCAGCGCGCGCGATCAGTGAACGCCGGGAATGA
- a CDS encoding LysR family transcriptional regulator, whose amino-acid sequence MRFDFQSLKLFVAVCEHGSIARAAEAENIAPSALSKRMSQLEDTLKTPLFVRSNKGLELTIAATALLQHARVLLRDVKQMESELLDHAEGVRGQIRLHASLSTIVQYIANDIRDFLALHPGLRIDLQESLSPAVVRAVAENTADIGVFGGTTVTAGLQVFPYHSDRLVVIMPPDHPLSHADKVKFREMAQYPLVGPQAGSYLNSLVLRAAADLDHPLKLSIRVNGFEPVRSMVEARLGIGLVPEHHARRYVSSGPLVAVQLDEVWAERHWKICVREAETLPAPVQLFLKHLLARSHQE is encoded by the coding sequence ATGCGTTTTGATTTCCAGTCGCTGAAACTATTCGTTGCCGTCTGCGAGCACGGCAGTATTGCCCGCGCGGCAGAAGCCGAAAACATCGCGCCTTCTGCGCTCAGCAAGCGTATGTCTCAACTTGAGGACACCCTCAAGACCCCCCTCTTTGTGCGGAGCAACAAAGGGCTCGAGTTGACGATCGCGGCTACCGCCCTCTTGCAGCACGCCCGCGTGCTGCTGCGCGATGTCAAACAAATGGAAAGTGAACTGCTCGACCATGCCGAGGGCGTGCGTGGACAGATCCGGCTACATGCGAGCCTCTCGACCATCGTCCAGTACATTGCCAACGACATTCGCGACTTCCTGGCACTGCACCCGGGACTGCGCATCGACCTGCAGGAAAGTTTAAGCCCAGCCGTGGTCCGCGCAGTCGCGGAGAACACAGCCGACATTGGCGTGTTCGGCGGCACGACGGTGACCGCCGGCCTGCAGGTATTTCCCTATCACAGTGACCGGCTGGTGGTGATCATGCCGCCCGATCATCCACTCAGCCATGCAGACAAGGTGAAATTTCGCGAGATGGCCCAGTACCCACTGGTGGGACCACAAGCTGGTAGTTATCTGAATTCGCTCGTCTTGCGCGCGGCAGCAGACCTGGACCACCCGCTCAAGCTGTCGATCCGGGTAAATGGTTTTGAACCCGTGCGCAGCATGGTCGAAGCGCGGCTTGGCATAGGGCTGGTGCCTGAACATCATGCCCGCCGCTATGTGAGCTCGGGGCCCCTCGTCGCCGTGCAGCTCGACGAGGTCTGGGCCGAACGACACTGGAAGATCTGCGTGCGCGAGGCCGAAACGCTCCCCGCACCGGTCCAACTGTTCCTCAAGCACTTGCTTGCACGTAGCCATCAGGAATGA
- a CDS encoding helix-turn-helix domain-containing protein, whose product MANHNNQQQESNATPSNRSLERGLELLRAFGPGATLLGNGELAERTGLPKATVSRLTRTLVQAGYLEHDAARRAYRLGLPVLSLAQALRSGSTVLNAAGPLIRDTAQARRINVGIAGADREEMVYLESIRYNQRASLRTIVSGQRVPMELTSLGRAYLAALPQEEFTALMNAFKRRKRSGWERLAREITDAVDEVRRSGFCATSWQPEVIALATPLAIPGHRLLVLNFSVRTAASKDSVVSELGAPLLRLRDDITAACARQEG is encoded by the coding sequence ATGGCGAACCACAACAATCAACAACAGGAATCGAACGCGACCCCGTCGAATCGATCGCTCGAACGCGGGCTCGAGTTGCTGCGCGCGTTCGGTCCCGGTGCGACACTTCTAGGCAACGGAGAACTTGCGGAACGCACCGGTCTGCCGAAGGCAACGGTGAGCCGCCTAACGCGAACGCTCGTGCAGGCGGGTTATCTCGAGCACGATGCCGCACGCAGGGCATACAGACTCGGCTTACCCGTGCTCAGTCTGGCGCAGGCGTTGCGCAGCGGATCCACAGTGTTGAATGCCGCAGGACCGCTAATCCGCGACACTGCCCAAGCAAGGCGTATCAATGTCGGAATCGCGGGCGCCGACCGGGAAGAGATGGTCTATCTTGAGTCCATTCGTTATAACCAGCGGGCCTCGTTGCGTACGATCGTCTCGGGACAACGCGTACCGATGGAACTGACTTCGCTCGGTCGCGCGTATCTCGCAGCGCTGCCGCAGGAGGAATTCACCGCCCTGATGAACGCGTTCAAGCGGCGAAAGCGCAGCGGCTGGGAGCGCCTCGCGCGCGAAATCACTGATGCGGTAGATGAGGTGCGCCGAAGCGGCTTCTGCGCTACAAGCTGGCAGCCGGAAGTGATCGCACTCGCGACGCCGCTCGCCATTCCCGGTCATCGTTTGCTGGTGCTCAACTTTAGCGTCCGCACGGCGGCGTCAAAAGACAGCGTTGTCAGCGAGCTCGGGGCTCCCCTGCTGCGTCTACGCGACGACATTACAGCCGCATGCGCGCGCCAGGAAGGCTGA
- a CDS encoding acetate--CoA ligase family protein yields the protein MNAILKLMRPTSVAVIGASADAAKTSGRPVAYLRKHGFDGDIYPVNPRYDSIDGLPCYPDVASLPHAPDVGIVLLGAERAHIAVRDLASRGTSAAIVLASGYAEIGEEGARRQAQLIEAAGSMRLLGPNTIGLVNLTDRITLSASGALETDAFTVGGIGVISQSGGILGSLLSRAAARGIGLSKLVSTSNEADLDMADFVDYLVDDDSTSVIALYMEGLRHPDRFRRAALRAAAAGKPVVVFKIGRSESGARSAVSHTGALAGSDRMYDALFSMVGVIRAQTFSDLLDIPHALATRRKLSGRRVAILTSTGGAGTLVTDSLGMANFETPPPDEVTAAKLRALQTGDHAVLDRNPIDVTLAGLQPALLRGAIGTLLDSPAYDAVVVIIGSSGLAMPDLMAGAIRDSLPGSDKPVMAFVSPHAPEIMRLLNEQGVPAFPSPESVTSALAAMWQHSESMQCPVSVAEQHAESEVNVNDLPAGSLNEAQAKELFARFGVAAVRERVVTNAHEAESAARELGDKVVLKLLSNTITHKSDVGGVAVGVTADSIGARLNRMRDDVETATGLSANAFLVQEMVAGGTELILGLHRDPLGTALLLGMGGVTAELFKDTTMRLLSADAPLSRDDALGMIHELKTWPLLDGYRGRPRADIDALVTAIVAFARMAVQLDGRIVEAEINPLFVLPAGQGVRAADGVAVLASEAHEG from the coding sequence ATGAACGCAATTTTAAAGTTGATGCGCCCGACGAGCGTAGCAGTGATCGGCGCATCGGCGGACGCAGCCAAGACTTCAGGCCGCCCGGTGGCTTACCTCAGGAAGCACGGATTCGACGGCGACATCTACCCTGTCAACCCGCGCTACGACTCGATCGACGGCTTGCCCTGCTATCCCGACGTAGCGTCGTTGCCGCATGCGCCCGATGTCGGTATCGTCCTGCTCGGCGCTGAGCGCGCCCACATTGCGGTGCGGGATCTGGCAAGCCGCGGGACGAGCGCTGCAATCGTGCTGGCGAGCGGCTATGCGGAAATTGGCGAGGAAGGTGCGAGGCGTCAGGCGCAATTGATCGAGGCAGCAGGATCCATGCGCTTGCTCGGCCCCAATACGATCGGACTCGTCAATCTCACCGATCGCATCACGCTGTCGGCAAGCGGGGCGCTGGAGACCGACGCTTTCACGGTCGGCGGGATCGGCGTGATTTCACAAAGCGGCGGGATTCTTGGCTCGCTGTTGTCGCGCGCGGCGGCACGCGGTATTGGCCTGTCAAAGCTGGTGTCGACGAGCAATGAAGCAGATCTCGACATGGCGGACTTTGTCGATTATCTGGTTGACGATGATTCGACTTCCGTTATCGCGCTCTACATGGAAGGGCTGCGTCATCCGGACCGGTTCCGGCGCGCGGCGCTAAGGGCGGCGGCAGCAGGCAAGCCGGTCGTGGTCTTCAAGATCGGGCGCTCGGAATCAGGCGCGCGCTCGGCGGTCTCGCATACGGGCGCGCTGGCAGGTTCCGACCGCATGTACGACGCGCTTTTCAGCATGGTCGGCGTGATTCGCGCCCAGACGTTCTCCGACTTGCTCGATATTCCTCATGCACTCGCGACGCGCCGCAAGCTCTCCGGGCGACGGGTGGCGATTCTGACCTCGACCGGCGGTGCCGGCACGCTCGTCACCGATAGCCTGGGCATGGCGAACTTTGAGACTCCGCCTCCTGACGAGGTGACGGCTGCGAAGCTGCGCGCGCTCCAGACCGGCGACCATGCGGTGCTCGACCGCAATCCGATCGACGTGACACTTGCTGGACTGCAGCCGGCTCTCCTGCGCGGCGCGATCGGCACGCTACTCGACAGTCCGGCTTACGACGCGGTCGTGGTTATCATTGGATCGTCGGGCCTCGCGATGCCTGACCTGATGGCCGGCGCAATCCGCGATTCGTTGCCCGGGAGTGACAAACCCGTGATGGCATTTGTGAGCCCTCACGCCCCGGAGATCATGCGGTTGCTTAACGAGCAGGGAGTGCCGGCCTTCCCTTCGCCCGAAAGCGTGACGAGCGCACTTGCAGCGATGTGGCAGCACAGCGAGTCCATGCAATGCCCCGTCAGTGTGGCCGAACAACACGCTGAATCGGAAGTCAACGTAAACGATCTGCCCGCCGGATCACTCAACGAAGCGCAGGCGAAAGAGCTTTTTGCCCGCTTTGGTGTGGCAGCGGTACGCGAGCGTGTCGTCACTAACGCGCATGAAGCCGAGAGCGCCGCTCGCGAGTTGGGTGACAAGGTCGTGCTCAAACTGCTGTCGAACACGATCACCCACAAGAGCGATGTCGGCGGCGTAGCGGTTGGCGTCACGGCTGACAGCATCGGCGCGCGCCTGAACCGCATGCGGGACGACGTTGAAACCGCAACTGGCTTATCCGCGAATGCGTTTCTCGTTCAGGAAATGGTGGCCGGTGGAACGGAACTGATTCTCGGCCTTCATCGAGACCCGTTGGGCACAGCGTTGCTGCTGGGCATGGGCGGCGTCACCGCAGAATTGTTCAAGGACACGACGATGCGACTCCTGTCTGCCGACGCACCGCTGTCGCGCGATGACGCACTCGGGATGATTCACGAACTGAAAACCTGGCCTTTACTCGACGGGTATCGTGGACGGCCGCGCGCTGATATTGATGCCCTTGTGACCGCCATCGTCGCGTTTGCGCGAATGGCGGTGCAGCTTGATGGACGCATTGTCGAAGCAGAGATCAATCCGCTCTTCGTGTTGCCCGCGGGCCAAGGGGTGCGGGCCGCTGACGGCGTTGCTGTACTCGCATCGGAGGCTCACGAAGGGTGA